The genomic segment AAACGAACCGCGTGGCGCTGAACGAGCCCCCCTACAAAGGCGGCTACCGCGCCGTGCCGACGGCCATCGGCGTCCTCAACACGGCACCTGCCGGCGAGGCGAAAGGGATATTCGTCACCGGCCCGAAGGAGGTGCTGGCCGGCGACACGGCAACCTTCTCCTTTAAGGGCTACGACGTTCACTACCATCCGTACCGCGTCACGCCGCAAGAGGTGGTCTGGCAGGTCAGCGGTCCGGGTGCCGCCAAGGCCCACGGCTTTTCCGTGCGCTTCCCCACCGGCGGGACGTACACGCTGACGGCGCGGGTGGGGGCGGCCAGCCGGCAGCTGACGGTGCGGGTGATCGGCGGCGCCGACGTGGCGCGGCTGGTCGTCCAGCCGAGCGAGCTCGTGCTCAAGCCGGGCGAGACGCGGACGTTGACGGTGCAGGCGGTGACCAAGGACGGCCGCACCTTCACCCTCAAGCCGCATCACGTCACGGTGACGGCAGAGGGGGCGATCGGCGCGGTGAACGGCCTCGCGGTAACCGCCGGTCCGGCCGCCGCCATGGGGTTCTTGCGTGTCGCCTTTGACGGTGCGGTGGCCGTCGTTCCCGTCACCGTCGGCGCGCCCGCGGCGCCGTTTGCCGACGTGCGCGGCCACTGGGCCGAGCAGCCCATCGCCGCCCTGGCGGCGCGTGGGTTGGTGGCGGGAGTGGCGCCCGGCCGCTTCGCCCCCGATGCCCCGGTCACGCGCGCCCAGCTGGCCGTCCTGCTGGCGCGGCTTTCGGGCGTGGAGACGCGCGCGGGCGCTCAAGCGCGGCCGCTTCCGTATCGCGATTCCCTGCCGTCTTGGGCGCGGGAGGCCATTCGGGCGATGACAGAGCAGGGACTGTTGCGGGGTTATCCTGACGGCACCTTCCGCCCCGATCGCCCGGTGACGCGGGCGGAGCTGGCTGCCATCCTCGACCGGTACCTGGGGGCGACCGGGCATGCGCCGCTGCCGCCCTTCCGCGACGCGGCCGCCATTCCGTCGTGGGCGCGGGAGGCCGTCGCCCGCGTGGCGCAGGCTGGGGTGATGAAGGGGACGGGCGACCGCTTCGAACCCCAGCGGCCGACGACGCGCGCCGAGGCGGCCGTCGTCCTCTACCGGCTGCTCATGCTGCCCAAGGGGCCTGTGGCAAAACGGTGACAAACCGGTGGCGGCGAAGGCTCTAGGTCAATAATTGTGGATGCGAGGTCAACCAAGCCAAGGGAACAAAAGCGAGGA from the Calditerricola satsumensis genome contains:
- a CDS encoding S-layer homology domain-containing protein, whose amino-acid sequence is MGNALRRLAAGALALCTALAATPASWLPSASAAVAATVAWSEPVGEGVVVTKYEKRVGGRPVDIFVAEIDLRNPYAQIVPLYGKEGHLTRKQTVLGHAQASGAVVSVNADFFHLSGIGVPLGPVIDQGTVVSAPGVATWPTFGVTKSGEAVILPLAFTGTVTAPDGRTYPLRGVNKESFDPRDGAHSHINQLNLYTPAWGPTSYGNAKGAFKNVVELVVAGGVVREVRVDQPGASIPPNGYVLWGQGQAAEFLKAHFRVGDPVQVSYGLKNDPGLQMAVGSHILLVDQGRSVNPVDPAVASHVPHARAAVGIDRSGKKVWLVVVERSADGDSKGMTLPELADFLVELGAWKAINLDGGGSAMMVARRLGETNRVALNEPPYKGGYRAVPTAIGVLNTAPAGEAKGIFVTGPKEVLAGDTATFSFKGYDVHYHPYRVTPQEVVWQVSGPGAAKAHGFSVRFPTGGTYTLTARVGAASRQLTVRVIGGADVARLVVQPSELVLKPGETRTLTVQAVTKDGRTFTLKPHHVTVTAEGAIGAVNGLAVTAGPAAAMGFLRVAFDGAVAVVPVTVGAPAAPFADVRGHWAEQPIAALAARGLVAGVAPGRFAPDAPVTRAQLAVLLARLSGVETRAGAQARPLPYRDSLPSWAREAIRAMTEQGLLRGYPDGTFRPDRPVTRAELAAILDRYLGATGHAPLPPFRDAAAIPSWAREAVARVAQAGVMKGTGDRFEPQRPTTRAEAAVVLYRLLMLPKGPVAKR